The proteins below are encoded in one region of Oncorhynchus masou masou isolate Uvic2021 chromosome 15, UVic_Omas_1.1, whole genome shotgun sequence:
- the LOC135555374 gene encoding growth factor receptor-bound protein 2-like isoform X2, producing MEARGKYEFNATAEDELSFRKGDILKILGSQDEWFKAELHGQEGFVPQNYTERQTPSWFKETASRSSAEELLMSREVGGFLIRGSQSSPGEFSISVRHEFDVQHFKVMKDSKGHYFLWSEKFTSLNKLVDFYKSTSISKQRDIYLRDGSRDDQSPSAPQPLKRGSLPEERSYGAPTAATAHRRASDLPHSQQSKRPGMEVRAHTIGTPGRNTPLTSLPAPQRTSETMPHPQRAVIQVKAVYDFTVEEEDELGFRAGDVIDILDHSDPSWWKGRLRGKSGLFPANYTTPL from the exons ATGGAAGCCAGAGGAAAGTACGAGTTTAATGCTACGGCTGAGGATGAGCTGAGCTTCCGAAAGGGAGACATCCTGAAA ATTCTAGGTAGTCAAGATGAGTGGTTTAAGGCAGAGCTGCATGGACAGGAAGGCTTTGTGCCCCAAAACTACACTGAGAGACAAACCCCAAG ctgGTTCAAGGAGACGGCGAGCCGCAGCTCTGCTGAGGAGCTCCTGATGTCTAGGGAGGTGGGGGGATTCCTGATCCGTGGCAGTCAGAGCTCCCCTGGAGAATTCTCCATCTCTGTCAG ACATGAGTTTGACGTGCAGCATTTCAAAGTGATGAAGGACAGCAAAGGCCACTACTTCCTGTGGTCAGAGAAATTCACTTCCCTCAACAAGCTGGTGGACTTCTACAAGAGCACCTCCATCTCCAAGCAACGGGACATCTACCTTAGAGACGGTAGCCGGGATGACCAGAGCCCATCCGCACCCCAACCG TTGAAGAGGGGGAGTCTACCTGAGGAGAGGAGCTATGGGGCCCCTACTGCAGCCACGGCACACCGCAGGGCCTCAGACCTTCCTCACAGTCAGCAG agTAAGAGACCTGGGATGGAGGTGAGGGCTCACACCATAGGCACCCCTGGTAGAAACACCCCCCTaacctctctcccagccccccaAAGGACATCTGAAACCATGCCTCATCCACAG aggGCAGTCATACAGGTGAAAGCAGTGTACGACTTCACAGTGGAGGAAGAGGACGAGCTTGGCTTCCGTGCAGGTGATGTCATTGACATTTTGGATCACTCTGATCCATCGTGGTGGAAAGGAAGATTGCGGGGTAAAAGTGGTCTGTTCCCTGCCAACTATACCACACCATTATGA
- the LOC135555373 gene encoding protein FAM83F-like yields the protein MAESQLLCMDEDHVNEKIPESKAEFYYCEEQRAALEQLLKNGDGAFKMRLKEDNVRDFLSAREIKWIRKTFDEYDPDSESEKGEYEKAQESNADSGVHSTYWPQMSDTDVPPLDIGWPGSTSFYKGVTRVSVHTHPPKNKGPHIKEVVRRLIQESNKVVAVVMDHLTDLQILQDLLDAALRRGVAVYIILEARGMPHFLDMCTRLQITALHLRNLRVRTVKGSGLALSFGRLPGSLCSKYMLVDGEKVMFGSYSFTWSSSRMDRNTITVMSGQVVDFFDNDFREMYAVSENVDLYKEFHITKPPMAAPVRKVAVPKPLLMSTSRFQVSLGDSRGQADQRVPAHKYHNPKYSLVVGNSLGLTGSLQDLSTLRDSLGGGLERNGLSALLHAKGGSSVELDKVTAKSPSSPVEDEEDGKGGSQKHQALGGKKQRSSFRLFLKGRGSNHNNETIEEDGATPSSPSSSRPTPSPSRPTPSPSRPTPSLAHRTPSPTRPIPSPTHPTPSLSHRTPSPCNPSPSSTRPTPSPSRPTPSPSRPTPTPSHPTPTPSHSTPSPSRPTPPLPIEPPPLHAQSPPLPIQPPHLPTEPLPLQPKPLPYPLNTLSYLPKPLPDPPKPLLYPQSLRDE from the exons ATGGCCGAGTCTCAGCTTCTGTGCATGGACGAAGATCATGTCAACGAAAAGATACCCGAATCCAAAGCAGAGTTCTACTACTGCGAGGAGCAGCGAGCCGCGCTCGAGCAACTATTGAAGAACGGTGATGGCGCATTCAAGATGCGACTGAAAGAGGACAACGTCAGAGACTTTCTATCCGCCCGCGAGATTAAATGGATTCGAAAAACTTTTGATGAATATGATCCCGATAGTGAGTCCGAGAAGGGCGAATACGAAAAGGCTCAGGAGTCCAATGCAGACTCGGGGGTCCATTCCACATATTGGCCTCAGATGTCGGACACGGATGTCCCGCCGCTTGACATCGGCTGGCCAGGCAGCACTAGTTTCTATAAAGGTGTGACTCGGGTATCCGTTCATACGCACCCACCCAAAAACAAGGGGCCCCATATAAAAGAGGTTGTCAGGAGACTCATTCAAGAATCGAACAAG GTAGTAGCCGTGGTCATGGACCACCTTACAGACCTGCAGATCCTTCAGGACCTATTGGACGCAGCACTGAGACGAGGGGTGGCTGTGTACATCATACTGGAGGCTCGTGGTATGCCCCACTTCCTGGATATGTGCACTCGTTTACAGATCACTGCTCTGCATCTACGG AACCTGCGTGTGCGAACGGTGAAAGGTTCTGGGCTGGCCCTGTCATTTGGCAGGCTGCCCGGCTCTCTGTGCTCCAAATACATGCTGGTGGATGGAGAAAAGGTTATGTTTGGCTCTTACAG CTTCACATGGAGCTCCTCTAGGATGGACAGGAACACCATCACAGTAATGTCTGGGCAGGTGGTGGACTTCTTCGACAATGACTTCAGGGAAATGTATGCTGTATCTGAGAATGTGGACCTTTACAAGGAGTTCCACATAACCAAGCCTCCCATGGCTGCGCCGGTACGGAAGGTGGCGGTCCCCAAGCCCCTGTTGATGTCCACCTCCCGTTTCCAGGTGTCTCTAGGGGACTCTCGGGGGCAGGCTGACCAGAGGGTGCCTGCACATAAATACCACAACCCTAAGTATTCTCTGGTGGTGGGGAACAGTCTCGGGCTCACTGGGTCCTTACAGGACCTCTCCACACTCAGAGACTCACTGGGCGGTGGACTCGAACGGAACGGACTGTCGGCGCTACTCCATGCCAAAGGGGGCAGTAGTGTGGAACTGGACAAGGTCACTGCGAAGTCCCCCAGTTCTCctgtggaggatgaggaggatgggaAGGGAGGTTCGCAGAAGCACCAGGCCTTAGGTGGAAAGAAACAACGCAGTTCTTTCAGGCTCTTCCTGAAAGGCAGAGGATCCAATCACAACAATGAGACTATAGAGGAGGATGGGGCCACTCCTTCAAGCCCCTCCTCCAGCCGCCCAACCCCCTCCCCTAGCCGCCCAACTCCCTCCCCTAGCCGCCCAACCCCCTCCCTTGCCCATCGAACGCCCTCCCCTACACGCCCAATCCCCTCCCCTACCCATCCAACCCCCTCACTTAGCCACCGAACCCCCTCCCCTTGCAACCCAAGCCCCTCCTCCACCCGCCCAACCCCCTCCCCTAGCCGCCCAACTCCCTCCCCTAGCCGCCCAACCCCCACCCCTAGCCACCCAACCCCCACACCTAGCCACTCAACTCCCTCCCCTAGCCGCCCAACCCCTCCCTTGCCCATCGAACCCCCTCCCCTACACGCCCAATCCCCTCCCCTACCCATCCAACCACCTCACTTACCCACCGAACCCCTCCCCTTGCAACCCAAACCCCTCCCCTACCCACTCAACACCCTCTCCTACCTGCCCAAACCCCTCCCCGACCCGCCAAAACCCCTCCTCTACCCGCAAAGTCTCAGAGACGAATAG
- the LOC135555374 gene encoding growth factor receptor-bound protein 2-like isoform X1, producing MVNATNYPNKNCSLSFVTEVLLPPYSNSLTLPPLAMEARGKYEFNATAEDELSFRKGDILKILGSQDEWFKAELHGQEGFVPQNYTERQTPSWFKETASRSSAEELLMSREVGGFLIRGSQSSPGEFSISVRHEFDVQHFKVMKDSKGHYFLWSEKFTSLNKLVDFYKSTSISKQRDIYLRDGSRDDQSPSAPQPLKRGSLPEERSYGAPTAATAHRRASDLPHSQQSKRPGMEVRAHTIGTPGRNTPLTSLPAPQRTSETMPHPQRAVIQVKAVYDFTVEEEDELGFRAGDVIDILDHSDPSWWKGRLRGKSGLFPANYTTPL from the exons ATGGTGAATGCTACGAACTACCCAAACAAGAATTGTTCTCTCAGCTTCGTGACAGAAG TCCTTTTGCCTCCCTATTCCAACTCTTTGACCCTTCCACCGCTCGCCATGGAAGCCAGAGGAAAGTACGAGTTTAATGCTACGGCTGAGGATGAGCTGAGCTTCCGAAAGGGAGACATCCTGAAA ATTCTAGGTAGTCAAGATGAGTGGTTTAAGGCAGAGCTGCATGGACAGGAAGGCTTTGTGCCCCAAAACTACACTGAGAGACAAACCCCAAG ctgGTTCAAGGAGACGGCGAGCCGCAGCTCTGCTGAGGAGCTCCTGATGTCTAGGGAGGTGGGGGGATTCCTGATCCGTGGCAGTCAGAGCTCCCCTGGAGAATTCTCCATCTCTGTCAG ACATGAGTTTGACGTGCAGCATTTCAAAGTGATGAAGGACAGCAAAGGCCACTACTTCCTGTGGTCAGAGAAATTCACTTCCCTCAACAAGCTGGTGGACTTCTACAAGAGCACCTCCATCTCCAAGCAACGGGACATCTACCTTAGAGACGGTAGCCGGGATGACCAGAGCCCATCCGCACCCCAACCG TTGAAGAGGGGGAGTCTACCTGAGGAGAGGAGCTATGGGGCCCCTACTGCAGCCACGGCACACCGCAGGGCCTCAGACCTTCCTCACAGTCAGCAG agTAAGAGACCTGGGATGGAGGTGAGGGCTCACACCATAGGCACCCCTGGTAGAAACACCCCCCTaacctctctcccagccccccaAAGGACATCTGAAACCATGCCTCATCCACAG aggGCAGTCATACAGGTGAAAGCAGTGTACGACTTCACAGTGGAGGAAGAGGACGAGCTTGGCTTCCGTGCAGGTGATGTCATTGACATTTTGGATCACTCTGATCCATCGTGGTGGAAAGGAAGATTGCGGGGTAAAAGTGGTCTGTTCCCTGCCAACTATACCACACCATTATGA